In the Haliaeetus albicilla chromosome 7, bHalAlb1.1, whole genome shotgun sequence genome, one interval contains:
- the MYCT1 gene encoding myc target protein 1 isoform X2 — protein MLWIETVLTLQSHGHQSFGITIAFTVSMVVGLVIGGIIWALFTCLSRRRASAHISQGSSSAFSRRSRPSSHGHTTGRTGFYRNSSCERRSNLSLASLTFQRQASLEQANSFPRKSSFRASTFHPFLQCPPLPVETNSQLITLTPTNTTTTLVGSTTNSLSRPEFHWSNNSLRICHSTQTPPPAYETIIKAFPDS, from the coding sequence ATAACAATAGCCTTCACAGTGTCCATGGTGGTTGGACTGGTGATTGGAGGGATCATTTGGGCCTTGTTCACTTGCTTGTCCCGTCGCAGAGCTAGTGCCCACATTTCCCAGGGGAGCTCCTCAGCCTTCAGCCGTCGGTCCAGGCCCTCCTCCCATGGCCACACTACTGGCAGGACTGGATTTTACCGCAACAGCAGCTGCGAACGTCGGAGCAACCTCAGCCTCGCCAGCCTCACCTTCCAGCGGCAAGCCTCCTTAGAACAAGCCAACTCTTTCCCCAGGAAGTCAAGCTTCCGCGCATCCACCTTCCACCCTTTCCTGCAGTGTCCTCCCCTCCCCGTGGAGACGAACAGTCAGCTCATCACCCTCACTCCCACGAACACCACCACAACCCTTGTGGGAAGCACCACCAACAGCTTAAGTCGACCCGAATTCCACTGGTCTAACAACAGCCTCCGCATCTGCCATTCCACACAAACCCCCCCGCCCGCCTACGAAACCATCATAAAAGCTTTCCCAGACTCCTGA
- the VIP gene encoding VIP peptides, giving the protein MEHRGASPLLLALALLSALCWRARALPPRGAAFPPVPRLGNRMPFDGASEPDHAHGSLKSESGILQNTLPENEKFYFDLSRIIDRNARHADGIFTSVYSHLLAKLAVKRYLHSLIRKRVSSQESPVKRHSDAVFTDNYSRFRKQMAVKKYLSSVLTGKRSQEELNPAKLRDEAELLEPSFSENYDAVDELLSHLPLDL; this is encoded by the exons ATGGAGCACCGCGGCGCCTCCCCGCTCCTCCTGGCCCTCGCCCTCCTCAGCGCCCTCTGCTGGCGGGCGCGGGCGCTGCCCCCGCGGGGGGCCGCCTTCCCCCCCGTCCCGCG ACTGGGAAACAGAATGCCATTTGATGGAGCCAGTGAACCTGACCATGCCCACGGGTCATTAAAGTCTGAATCGGGCATTTTGCAGAACACACTacctgaaaatgagaaattctATTTTGATCTGTCCAGAATTATTGATAG AAATGCAAGGCATGCTGATGGAATTTTCACCAGTGTCTACAGCCATCTTTTGGCTAAACTTGCTGTGAAGAGATATCTGCATTCGCTTATTAGAAAACGAGTTAG CTCCCAGGAGAGTCCTGTCAAACGCCACTCTGATGCTGTCTTCACTGACAACTACAGCCGCTTTCGAAAGCAAATGGCTGTGAAGAAATACTTAAGCTCAgttttaactggaaaaagaag CCAGGAAGAGCTAAACCCTGCTAAACTTCGAGATGAAGCAGAACTTCTTGaaccttccttttcagaaaactaTGATGCTGTAGATGAGCTGCTGAGCCACCTCCCACTG gaCCTCTGA